One segment of Papaver somniferum cultivar HN1 unplaced genomic scaffold, ASM357369v1 unplaced-scaffold_137, whole genome shotgun sequence DNA contains the following:
- the LOC113334670 gene encoding exocyst complex component EXO70A1-like produces the protein MSSSPTFKASPEESSIAGAEKVIFQCVDFEKMMLFDGNHHQEAEEYLQAVGEIQKSLKSCAVSISTDRNGGQSKAIKVAMAILEGQFKNLLNSHSKIIETEWILSTNSVNSRDGKSSARSLHKSLSFDYLVSGETDAGSSTQSSKGRGTSTAINDLRRITERMVGAGYTRECVQGYTKIRKLAIESFLHHLDFQNLSTSEVQELKWDVLNDNIDIWIRAANSCIKILFASEKTLSEQIFKGFEWMNVPADEGCFYETVQAFSVELLKFVNVIRTPEGLLQNPQRFCKILDLHDSASKLKPDFEEVFDSQFWVGLRGNVNEIITSLADAARRMLIEFEKCVIEYSERHPVLGGTIHPLTRYVMNFISLASDYKDTLVELIVSNPVIELEPSHPIGSDLWLLDTENKSPLAVHMVWIVLNLVQNLDVRSQRSLDLAMSHLFIMSNTHYIVKKVKEGSEVLREMIGDKCLKKLSVKIKDSARDYRSHSLGMILDSLTEAGLRAEGTFFSGVSINLLRERFNRFNSSFAYVHRIQVTWSIPDEELRLSISQILVPAYQAFLGRYRGQIEKGKHPGLYIKYEAEEVEDAVMGFFQQNQIRHSL, from the coding sequence ATGTCGTCTTCTCCGACATTTAAAGCCTCACCTGAAGAGAGTTCCATCGCAGGAGCAGAAAAAGTAATATTTCAATGTGTGGATTTTGAAAAGATGATGTTGTTTGATGGTAATCATCATCAAGAAGCTGAAGAGTACTTACAAGCTGTTGGTGAGATTCAGAAGAGCTTGAAATCTTGTGCTGTGTCCATTAGTACTGATCGGAATGGTGGTCAGAGTAAAGCAATTAAGGTAGCTATGGCAATATTAGAGGGTCAGTTCAAGAATTTATTGAATTCGCATAGTAAGATCATAGAAACTGAATGGATTCTCAGTACGAACTCAGTAAATTcaagagatggtaaaagttctgcaAGATCATTACATAAAAGCTTAAGCTTTGATTATTTGGTCTCAGGAGAAACCGACGCAGGGTCCAGTACTCAGTCAAGTAAAGGAAGAGGAACTAGTACTGCGATAAACGATCTTCGTCGTATTACAGAAAGAATGGTTGGTGCAGGTTATACCAGGGAATGTGTCCAAGGGTATACCAAGATTAGGAAATTAGCTATTGAGTCATTTCTCCATCATTTGGATTTTCAGAATCTTAGTACTTCTGAGGTGCAGGAATTGAAATGGGATGTTCTGAATGACAACATAGACATATGGATTCGTGCAGCAAATTCCTGTATAAAGATTTTGTTTGCAAGTGAGAAAACACTGTCTGAGCAGATTTTCAAAGGCTTTGAATGGATGAATGTTCCTGCAGACGAGGGCTGTTTTTATGAGACTGTCCAAGCGTTTTCCGTTGAATTGTTGAAGTTCGTTAATGTGATAAGAACTCCTGAGGGGCTTCTTCAAAATCCTCAAAGGTTTTGTAAAATTTTGGACTTGCATGATTCTGCATCAAAGCTTAAACCTGATTTCGAAGAGGTGTTTGATTCACAGTTCTGGGTAGGCTTAAGGGGAAACGTGAATGAGATTATCACAAGTTTGGCTGATGCTGCTAGAAGGATGTTGATTGAGTTCGAAAAATGCGTTATAGAATATTCGGAGAGGCATCCGGTACTAGGTGGCACAATTCATCCCTTAACGAGGTATGTCATGAATTTTATCAGTTTGGCCTCAGATTACAAGGATACACTTGTTGAGCTAATTGTGTCAAACCCTGTAATTGAGTTAGAACCAAGTCACCCCATAGGATCTGATTTGTGGTTACTGGATACCGAGAATAAATCACCTTTAGCAGTTCATATGGTTTGGATCGTATTGAATTTGGTTCAGAATCTAGATGTTAGATCTCAGCGTTCCCTAGACCTGGCAATGTCACATTTGTTCATCATGAGTAATACGCATTACATTGTGAAGAAAGTTAAAGAAGGGTCAGAGGTACTCAGGGAAATGATTGGTGACAAATGCTTAAAAAAGTTGTCAGTGAAAATTAAGGATTCAGCTAGGGATTACCGAAGCCATAGTTTGGGAATGATTCTAGATAGTTTGACAGAGGCCGGCTTACGTGCGGAAGGAACATTCTTCTCCGGTGTTTCCATAAATCTATTAAGAGAACGGTTCAATCGTTTCAATTCCAGCTTTGCTTATGTGCACCGAATTCAAGTCACGTGGTCTATACCAGATGAGGAACTTCGCCTTTCTATATCACAGATATTGGTCCCAGCCTACCAAGCATTTTTAGGTCGGTATAGAGGCCAGATAGAGAAGGGGAAACACCCTGGGTTATACATCAAATATGAAGCAGAGGAAGTTGAGGATGCTGTCATGGGTTTCTTCCAACAGAACCAGATCCGTCATAGTTTATAG
- the LOC113334671 gene encoding F-box protein At3g07870-like → MGNFHHLPTDILLDIITRLQTETVLDCKLVCKPWRNLVSHHPSFSRLHLTHLNHSITDSGKQSFLVKAENMQLHYFEYDKNNDEAPVGCIKMIKFTAPFEFHYSFNGSFNGVVCLCGYKAYPVYICNPMTKQYALIPEFDVSDRGDQFIYWSSGFGYLPSTNEYKVVKVFTFSTQLNIVEVLVYTLGSGNGWKSVGRFDIKERKPIVEHGAVFVDGALHWVDQGVGSVFLFDLMEEKFREKVSQPPLPTNSCSIWFDYTIGELGGVLYYSIKYRQRITKCTCFDMWLLKKDKDIPDMNEQVEHEPSDWSKVFSIPGREPLAFTKGGGVLCFDYWSLGIYDSIASNSKNLVDFNGFSQIIPHRNTLFSLKELGEKDVYIMESAETEETENRDLTIASNLR, encoded by the coding sequence ATGGGGAATTTCCATCATCTCCCAACTGATATTCTACTCGACATTATAACTCGTCTACAAACCGAAACAGTATTAGATTGCAAGTTAGTCTGCAAACCATGGAGAAATCTCGTTTCTCATCATccatcattctctcggttgcatcTAACTCATCTGAACCACTCCATTACTGATTCCGGTAAGCAAAGCTTTCTTGTTAAAGCTGAGAATATGCAGCTTCACTATTTTGAGTATGACAAGAATAATGATGAGGCACCTGTTGGTTGCATTAAAATGATAAAATTCACCGCTCCATTCGAATTTCACTATTCCTTCAACGGTTCCTTTAATGGTGTAGTCTGTCTTTGTGGATACAAAGCTTATCCTGTTTATATTTGCAACCCCATGACCAAACAATATGCTTTGATTCCAGAATTTGATGTGTCAGATCGTGGTGATCAGTTCATTTACTGGTCGAGTGGGTTTGGTTACCTTCCTTCAACCAACGAGTATAAAGTTGTTAAAGTTTTTACGTTCAGTACACAGCTCAATATTGTCGAGGTTTTGGTGTATACTCTTGGCAGTGGCAATGGGTGGAAAAGTGTTGGGAGGTTTGATATTAAGGAGCGCAAACCTATTGTCGAGCATGGTGCTGTCTTTGTGGATGGAGCGCTGCATTGGGTGGATCAAGGAGTGGGaagtgtttttctttttgatttgatgGAGGAGAAGTTTCGTGAAAAAGTTTCACAACCTCCTTTGCCAACAAACAGCTGTAGCATCTGGTTTGATTATACTATAGGGGAATTGGGTGGGGTTTTATATTATTCTATCAAATATCGCCAAAGAAtcactaaatgtacatgttttgaTATGTGGTTACTGAAAAAGGACAAGGATATTCCTGACATGAATGAGCAGGTGGAACATGAGCCATCGGATTGGAGTAAAGTGTTTAGCATTCCTGGGAGAGAACCATTAGCCTTTACCAAGGGTGGCGGTGTTTTATGCTTCGATTATTGGTCCCTTGGCATTTATGATTCAATAGCTTCAAACTCGAAAAATCTTGTGGATTTTAATGGATTTAGTCAAATAATCCCTCATAGGAACACCTTATTTTCGTTAAAAGAATTAGGAGAAAAAGATGTATACATAATGGAGTCAGCTGAAACTGAAGAGACAGAAAACCGTGATTTGACGATCGCAAGTAATCTCCGCTGA